Proteins co-encoded in one Pseudomonas beijingensis genomic window:
- the lptF gene encoding LPS export ABC transporter permease LptF, whose product MIVFRYLSREVLLTLSAVSAVLLVIIMSGRFIKYLAQAASGALDPGSLFLIMGFRLPGFLQLILPLGLFLGILLAYGRLYLDSEMTVLSATGMSQQRLFRMTLFPATLVALVVAWLSLSLSPQGANQFQLLINQQDAMTEFDTLVPGRFQALRDGTRVTYTEQLSDDRIDLGGVFITQKNLSSDTKKDRGISVLVAEKGRQEISPEGNRYLILENGYRYDGKPGQADYRAIKYDTYGVLLPKPEVSEEVTDRDAMSTASLLGNKDIRARTELQWRLSLPLLVFIVTLMAVPLSRVNPRQGRFLKLLPAILLYMAYLTILISARGALEKGKIPPTLGLWWVHGIFLAIGLGLLYWEPLRLKLASRRGALEVARG is encoded by the coding sequence TTGATCGTCTTTCGTTATCTATCCCGCGAAGTCCTGTTGACCCTGAGCGCAGTGAGCGCTGTGCTGTTGGTCATCATCATGAGCGGACGCTTCATCAAATACCTTGCCCAGGCGGCCTCCGGCGCCCTGGATCCGGGCTCCCTGTTCCTGATCATGGGGTTCCGCCTGCCGGGCTTCTTGCAGTTGATCTTGCCGCTGGGGTTGTTCCTCGGCATTTTGCTGGCTTATGGGCGCTTGTACCTGGACAGCGAAATGACCGTGCTGTCGGCCACCGGCATGAGCCAGCAACGCCTGTTTCGCATGACCCTGTTCCCGGCCACACTGGTGGCGCTGGTGGTGGCCTGGCTGAGCCTGAGCCTGTCGCCCCAGGGCGCCAACCAGTTCCAACTGCTGATCAACCAGCAGGACGCCATGACCGAATTCGACACCCTGGTGCCAGGGCGTTTCCAGGCCCTGCGCGACGGCACGCGGGTGACCTACACCGAACAGCTCTCGGATGACCGGATCGACCTGGGTGGCGTCTTCATTACGCAAAAGAACTTGTCTTCGGACACCAAGAAGGACCGTGGCATTTCCGTGCTGGTGGCCGAGAAGGGGCGGCAGGAAATCAGCCCCGAAGGCAACCGCTACCTGATCCTGGAAAACGGCTATCGCTACGACGGCAAGCCGGGGCAGGCCGATTACCGGGCCATCAAGTACGACACCTATGGCGTGCTGCTGCCCAAGCCCGAAGTCAGCGAGGAAGTTACCGACCGCGACGCCATGTCTACCGCCAGCCTGCTGGGCAACAAAGACATTCGTGCCCGCACCGAGCTGCAATGGCGCCTGTCGTTGCCGCTGCTGGTGTTCATCGTGACCCTCATGGCGGTGCCGCTGTCGCGGGTCAACCCGCGCCAGGGCCGCTTCCTCAAGCTGCTGCCGGCGATTCTCCTGTATATGGCTTACCTGACCATCCTGATTTCCGCTCGCGGCGCCTTGGAGAAGGGCAAGATTCCGCCAACACTGGGCTTGTGGTGGGTGCATGGCATCTTCCTGGCCATCGGCCTGGGGCTGCTCTATTGGGAGCCACTGCGCCTGAAGCTGGCCAGCCGTCGCGGCGCGTTGGAGGTGGCCCGTGGTTAA
- the lptG gene encoding LPS export ABC transporter permease LptG, with amino-acid sequence MVKLDRYIGSSVFMAILAVLGIILGLATLFAFIDEMSDVSDTYTLADVASYVLLTAPRRLYDMLPMAALIGCLIGLGSLASNSELTIMRAAGVSIGRIVWAVMKPMLVLMLVGLLIGEYIAPATENTAQANRSLAQGGGDAQSAKHGLWHRQGDEFIHINSVQPNGILYGVTRYRFDEQRHMLSSSFAKRAKFAEDHWQLNDVTTTLFHDKRTEVVAAPQERWDVSISPQLLSTVVMAPESLSITGLWGYIHYLADQGLNNGRYWLAFWVKVLQPLVTAALVLMAISFIFGPLRSVTLGQRVFTGVLVGFTFRIAQDLLGPSSLVFGFSPLFAVLVPAGICALAGLWLLRRAG; translated from the coding sequence GTGGTTAAACTCGACCGCTACATCGGCAGCAGCGTGTTCATGGCGATCCTCGCGGTGTTGGGGATCATCCTTGGCCTGGCGACCCTGTTTGCCTTCATCGATGAAATGAGCGACGTCAGCGACACCTACACGCTGGCGGACGTGGCGAGCTACGTGCTGCTGACCGCGCCTCGGCGCCTGTACGACATGCTGCCGATGGCGGCGCTGATCGGCTGCCTGATCGGCCTGGGCAGCCTGGCCAGCAACAGCGAGCTGACCATCATGCGCGCTGCCGGCGTGTCCATTGGTCGGATCGTCTGGGCGGTGATGAAGCCCATGCTGGTGCTGATGCTGGTGGGCTTGCTGATCGGCGAATACATCGCCCCGGCCACCGAGAACACCGCCCAGGCCAACCGTTCCCTGGCCCAGGGTGGCGGTGATGCGCAAAGCGCCAAGCACGGTCTGTGGCACCGCCAGGGCGACGAGTTCATCCACATCAACTCGGTCCAGCCCAACGGCATCCTCTATGGCGTGACCCGTTATCGCTTCGACGAGCAGCGGCACATGTTGTCGTCGAGCTTCGCCAAGCGCGCCAAATTCGCCGAGGATCACTGGCAGCTGAATGACGTCACCACCACCTTGTTCCATGACAAGCGCACCGAGGTGGTCGCCGCCCCACAGGAACGTTGGGACGTGTCGATCAGCCCGCAGTTGCTCAGCACCGTGGTGATGGCACCGGAGTCCCTGTCGATTACCGGTTTGTGGGGGTATATCCACTACCTGGCGGACCAGGGCCTGAATAACGGTCGCTACTGGCTGGCTTTTTGGGTCAAGGTGTTGCAGCCGCTGGTCACTGCCGCCCTGGTGTTGATGGCGATTTCCTTCATTTTCGGCCCGCTGCGTTCGGTGACCTTGGGTCAGCGAGTGTTTACCGGCGTGCTGGTGGGCTTCACCTTCCGCATCGCCCAGGATCTGCTGGGGCCATCGAGCCTGGTGTTCGGTTTCTCGCCACTGTTTGCGGTGCTGGTGCCGGCCGGTATCTGCGCGTTGGCCGGGCT
- a CDS encoding leucyl aminopeptidase, with translation MELVVKSVSPETLKTATLVVAVGENRKLGVVATQLDSLSGGAISAVLKRGDLAGKVGQSLLLHSLPNLKADRVLLVGVGKDAELGDRPFRKIIAGVLGTLKSLGGTDAVLALDELVVKGRDSYGKNRLLAETLVDGEYQFDQFKSQKAEPRALKKVTLLTIKAAQAEVQRAVTHATAIANGMAFTRDLGNLPPNICHPTFLGEQAKALGKEFKGLKVEVFDEKKIKDLGMGSFYSVGQGSAQPPRLIVMQYNGGKKSEKPYALVGKGITFDTGGISLKPGAGMDEMKYDMGGAASVFGTLRAVLELQLPINLVCILACAENMPSGTASRPGDIVTTMSGQTVEILNTDAEGRLVLCDALTYSERFKPQAVIDIATLTGACVVALGAHTSGLLGNNDELIDQLLSAGQQADDRAWQLPLFDEYQEQLDSPFADIANIGGPKAGTITAACFLSRFTKNLNWAHLDIAGTAWTSGGKDKGATGRPVPLLTQYLLDRAKA, from the coding sequence ATGGAACTGGTTGTAAAAAGCGTCAGCCCAGAAACGTTGAAAACCGCCACGCTGGTGGTTGCCGTCGGTGAAAACCGCAAGCTCGGCGTCGTCGCCACCCAGCTCGACAGCCTGAGCGGCGGTGCCATCAGCGCCGTGCTCAAGCGCGGCGACCTGGCCGGCAAGGTCGGCCAGAGCCTGTTGCTGCACAGCTTGCCCAACCTCAAGGCCGATCGCGTGCTGCTGGTAGGCGTAGGCAAGGACGCCGAACTGGGTGACCGTCCGTTCCGTAAAATCATTGCCGGCGTGCTGGGTACTCTCAAGAGCCTGGGCGGCACTGATGCCGTCCTGGCGTTGGACGAGTTGGTGGTCAAGGGCCGCGACAGCTACGGCAAGAACCGTCTGCTGGCCGAAACCCTGGTGGACGGCGAATACCAGTTCGACCAGTTCAAGAGCCAGAAAGCCGAACCCCGCGCCCTGAAAAAAGTCACCCTGCTGACCATCAAGGCCGCCCAGGCTGAAGTCCAACGCGCCGTGACCCACGCCACCGCAATCGCCAATGGCATGGCTTTCACTCGCGACCTGGGCAACCTGCCACCGAACATCTGCCACCCGACTTTCCTCGGCGAACAGGCCAAGGCGTTAGGCAAAGAATTCAAGGGCCTGAAGGTCGAAGTCTTCGACGAGAAGAAGATCAAGGACCTGGGCATGGGCTCGTTCTACTCCGTCGGCCAGGGCAGCGCCCAGCCGCCACGCCTGATCGTCATGCAGTACAACGGTGGCAAGAAGTCCGAGAAGCCCTACGCACTGGTCGGCAAGGGCATTACCTTCGACACTGGCGGCATCAGCCTCAAGCCAGGCGCCGGCATGGATGAAATGAAGTACGACATGGGCGGCGCCGCGAGCGTGTTCGGCACCCTGCGTGCAGTGCTCGAACTGCAACTGCCGATCAACCTGGTGTGCATTCTGGCCTGCGCCGAGAACATGCCCAGCGGCACGGCCTCGCGTCCGGGCGACATCGTCACCACCATGAGCGGCCAGACCGTGGAAATCCTCAACACCGACGCCGAAGGCCGCCTGGTGCTGTGTGACGCCCTCACCTACTCCGAGCGCTTCAAGCCGCAAGCGGTGATCGACATCGCGACCCTGACCGGCGCCTGCGTCGTCGCCCTCGGTGCCCACACCTCGGGCCTTTTGGGCAACAACGACGAACTGATCGACCAACTGCTCAGCGCCGGCCAGCAAGCCGACGACCGCGCCTGGCAGTTGCCATTGTTCGACGAGTACCAGGAACAACTGGACAGCCCGTTCGCCGACATCGCCAACATCGGCGGCCCGAAAGCCGGGACCATCACCGCGGCGTGCTTCCTGTCGCGCTTCACCAAGAATCTGAACTGGGCGCACCTGGACATCGCCGGCACGGCCTGGACCAGCGGCGGCAAGGACAAGGGCGCCACCGGTCGTCCGGTCCCCCTGCTGACCCAGTACCTGCTGGACCGCGCCAAGGCCTGA